The Mesorhizobium sp. AR02 genomic interval AATGCCAACAAGCCCTACGACATCAAGGAACTGATCCTGAAAGTCGCCGATGAAAGCGACTTCTTCGAGATCCAGCAGAACTTTGCCAAAAACATCGTCACCGGCTTCGGGCGCGTCGAAGGCCGCACGGTCGGCTTCGTCGCCAACCAGCCGATGGTGCTGGCCGGCGTGCTCGATTCCGACGCCAGCCGCAAGGCGGCGCGCTTCGTGCGCTTCTGCGATTGTTTTTCGATCCCGATCGTCACCTTCGTCGATGTCCCAGGCTTCCTGCCCGGCACGGCGCAGGAATATGGCGGGCTGATCAAGCATGGCGCCAAGCTGCTCTTTGCCTATGCCGAAGCGACCGTGCCGAAGATCACCGTCATCACCAGAAAAGCCTATGGCGGCGCCTATGACGTCATGGCCTCAAAACACCTGCGCGGCGACATGAATTATGCCTGGCCGACGGCGCAGATCGCGGTGATGGGGGCGAGAGGCGCGGTCGAAATCATCTACCGCAAGGACATCGGCGATGCGGAAAAGATCGCAGCCCATACAAAGACTTACGAGGATCGCTTCCTGTCGCCCTTCGTCGCCGCCGAGCGCGGCTATGTCGACGAGGTGATCATGCCGCACTCGACGCGCCGGCGTATTGCGCGGGCATTGCGGATGCTGCGCAACAAGGACATGCAGAACCCCTGGAAGAAGCACGACAACATCCCGCTTTAAGGCGCCGAAGAGCGTCTGCCAGCGGCAGCGAGCCCTCACTCCTCCTCCGCCGCGCCGAACCCCGCGTCCATGGTGGCGCTGGTAGGGCTCGCCCAGGGTGTAGCGTGATTGTCGATGCGCATCTGGAAGATGAAATAGGTCGGCGAGCAGAAGCCGATGCCTTTGACCTTGGCGACACCTGGCGTGTCCGGCGGCAGCGACTGGCACATATAATCCTCGCGGCAGAAATGATCGGCCGAGCAGGCCGGCCGGTTGCCGCGATTGACCGCGCCGCCGAGGCACTGGTCGAAATTGTTGGTCGCCACGCAAGTGTCGAATTTCTTGCCGCCGACCAGCCCGCAGATTTCGGACGGCATCGGCCTGCCCTTCTTGAAGGCGGCAAAGCTGCGGTCCTTGTCGTCGCAGGCGCGATAGGCGATGCCAGCCGGCACACCAATCTTCGGTGGCCGGCAGGTATAGGCGGTCCGAGAAATTCCCGGCGCGAAGGCGGCGAACTGGCCTGATATCGTGTAGCGGTCGTTGAAAGGCTGCGACTGATTGCTGGCAATCGACCCGGTCAGGCAGGGATGGCCGGAGAACATTCTTGGGCTGTCCTTGGGCAGCAGACACTGCGCCAGCGTGGTGCGCACATCAGATGCGGTCGCCAGCGGCGTGCAGACCGTGCCGCCGCCGCACTGCCAGGTCGCACCAAAGCGCTTGGCATCGTCCGGCATCAGGCACGGCATCGCCATTTCGGCTGGCGCGTAATCGACATCGCCGGCATCGGTCCAGATGGCAGGCGGCGCGAAGGACAGCGGCCGGTAGTGGTTCGGCTCCTTGCCTTCTTGCGTTGCGCGCAGCCAGGCCTGGCGCCGGGGAATCTCGGCATGGAGATGCGGTGAGATGCCGACCTCGATGCGGTTGAGCGGCGACGTCGTCTTGTCGTCGAGGCCGATGAGGTGGAAGCCGGCCGTGGATCCCGCCTGGTGACAGCCCTGGCAGGCGCCATTGTCCAGTCGCTCGACCAGCGCTTCCGGCGTGCGCACCAGTTTCAGCGAGGAATAATCGAGCGATGCGAATTCCTTGGATTGGAATAATTGCGTAAACGGATGATTGGCTTGCCGCGCACTGCCGAAGGTCGACCACGAGATGACCTTTCTAGCGAGGAATTCGTCGGGGATTTCATAGACGCCGAGATCGACCGCCGCGACGTTGGCGCTGACATAATCGGCCAGCCGTTTCTTCAGCTCCGCGTCTTGTGAGAGACGTTCGGTGTCCGGCGTATTCTCCAGCGGCTTCTCGCCGACCGTGGCGCCATCGATGGCGAAGATCCGCATGAGGTAGGCTGCCTGCCCGCCGAATTCGGTCTCCTGGCCGGAGGGAAAGCGCACGATCTGCGCATTGAGTTCGAGCTGCTTGAAGGTCAGCCCGGCTCGCTCCAGCGGCCCGCCGCTCAGCCAGCCGGCATCGACGCTCTCATCGAGTTGCGGCGTCCAGCGCCCGGCCACGCCGACGCAGCCGCCATCAGGGTCGGGTGCCGCACTGTAGACGGCGTTGAAGTTGAACGGCAGCCGCGAGGCCAGGACCTTGCCGTCCTTCCTGAAACTGTAGGCCAGGCGATAGATGAAACGCACCTCGCCGCAGCTCTTGTCGCCTTCCAAGGCGGCGAAATCACGCCGGTCCAGCCGATTGACGACGCCGACCAGCCGGAAGCGTGCCGCCTCGGTCTTCAGCCAGCGCATGTCCATGATGCGGCCGACATTGCCGTCGGTGACCTCGTAGAGCGTGCGCCCGCCGGCCTTCATCTCGGCCCGCAGCGTGGCGGTGTCTGATGCCACCGTATCGACGACCGCATGATAGGCCGGCGCCTTGTCATAGAGCGTCTTCAGATCGTCCGCGTCATCGACGCCGAAAATGCCGGCGAAGCCAAAACCCTTGGCATCGAGTGCGGCGAGAACCGCCGGATCATCGACGATGGTCACCGGATTTCCGGCGCTCGCTGCCGAAGCCGCGAAGACGGCAACGAGAGTGGCAAGCCACAGAGCCAGAGCACGACGCATTCAGGTCGCCTTGCTCGCTTCGACCAGTTCGCGCAGCACTGGCACCAGCGCCAGCGGCAGATCCTCGGCGATCAGCCCCGGCCCGAACCGGCGGCCGGCCTCGGCATGGATCCACACCGCCGCGCAGGCTGCTTCGAACGCCGGCATGGCTTGCGCCAGCAACCCGGCGGCAATGCCGGATAGAACGTCGCCAGAGCCAGCGGTAGCGAGCCACGGCGCGCCATTGGCATTGATCGCCGCCCTGCCATCGGGAGCAGCGATCACCGTGTCAGCGCCCTTATAGACAATGACGGCATTGGCACGTTCGGACGCGGCGCGCGCCTTGTCCAGTTTGGACGAGGCGTCATCACTGGCGATGTCTGGAAACAGCCTGGCGAACTCGCCGTCGTGAGGCGTCATCACCAGAGCCGGTGCATTCGAACTGTGCGCCGCTTCGAACAAGGCGTCCGGCGCCTCGCGAAACGCGGTGATCGCATCGGCATCGAACACAAGCCCATCGACCTGTGACGAAGCATTCTGCGGCTGGCCGGAGGCGAGGAGTGCCAGCCCAAAGGTCCGTGTTTTTTCACCAACGCCAAAGCCGGGCCCGAGGACGAAGGCGGAAGGCCGGCGCTCGCCGACAAATTCCCTGATGTCCGCGACGCCATCGGTCTTGCGCAGCATGATCGAGGTCAGATGGGCGGCATTGACCTGCATAGCGTTGCCCGGAGATAGCACGGTCACCGCCCCTGCCCCGCTTCGGGCTGCCGCAAGCGCCGACAACCGCGCCGCGCCAGTGGCGCTCGGCCCGCCGGAAAAGACGCCGACATGGCCGCGTTTGTATTTGTGCGCGTCGACGGCCGGAACCGGAAAACCACGCAGCCAAAGCGCCGGCCTGTTCTCGAACGCCCGGGGCTGGAGCCGTGCAATGATGTCGTCGCCGATGCCGATATCGGCAAGCACGATCTCGTCACACCGTTCGCGACCAGGCAGAAGCAGATGGCCGGGCTTCTTGCGTGCAAAGGTGACGGTAACATCAGCGGTAAATGCCTTGCCCAACACTTTGCCGCTATCACCGGAAACGCCGGAAGGCAGATCGACCGCGACAACGGGCAAACGCCGATCGGTGGCGATATCGACCGCTCTCGCGGCATCGCCGGACAGCGGCTTGGACAGCCCTGCCCCGTAAAGCGCGTCGACTACGATCGAGCCGGGCTCGGCCTCAAAGCCGGACAGTGGCCGAGGCGTGACCAGGCACTCCGCTGCGGCGAGCGCCGCGTCGCTTTGCGGCCTCGGCGCACCGGACGCCCAGATCGTGGTGGCAACGTCGCTGCCGGACAGGATGCGGGCGACGACATAGCCATCGCCACCGTTGTTGCCGGGGCCGCACAACACATGGACATGTGTCGCTGAGGGATAGCGCCTGAGAACTTCGGCCGCGACGGCTTCACCAGCGCGGCGCATCAGGCCGATGCCGTCGACTGGACCGGCGGCAATCGTCAGCCGGTCCGCCTCGGCCATTTCGGCGGAGATAAGAAGTTCGTTGCTCATGGATTGCCGATCCGCATTCGATCAAGCATTGTCCAGTTTTCGAGCCGAAGCAAACGAAGAGGAGTTGTCGCGATCCGCCGCCAGACCGTTAAGATGTGCGCCGCAGGCACAAAATTGCCCACTATATGAGCAACTTGCCTAGATTTTGTGCGGACGCCGGCGTGGGCACTGTGTAGGCTCCAGCAATCCATGCCGCAACCGATGCAGTGAATGACGCGAATTTGCATCCCGGCGCGGCATGGCTTCGAAATCGTATGAGACCGCTTCGAATCCCTCGGATTGGCACAGTTCGTGCTTGATGGAGGCGCAAGCGGGGGCTCACAACCCGTTTTTTGGCAGTGGAGGCCACTTTTTACATGAAAAAGATCGAAGCGATCATCAAGCCATTCAAGCTGGACGAAGTGAAGGAAGCGCTTCAGGAGGCCGGACTGCAAGGCATTACAGTGACCGAGGCCAAGGGCTTCGGACGCCAGAAGGGTCATACCGAACTCTACCGCGGCGCCGAATATGTCGTCGATTTCCTGCCCAAGGTGAAGATCGAGGTCGTGCTCGGCGACGATGCCGTCGAAGGTGCGATCGAAGCCATCCGCAAGGCGGCCCAGACCGGCCGGATCGGCGACGGCAAGATCTTCGTCTCCAATATCGAGGAAGTCGTACGCATCCGCACCGGCGAAACCGGCATGGACGCCGTCTGACGCGGCCATCCTCTAAGAAACGTCATCCATCAAAAAACGTCATCAAACAGGGATACATGACATGACGACAGCCAAAGACATCATGAAGCAGATCAAGGACAACGACGTGAAATTCGTCGACCTGCGCTTCACCGACCCGAAGGGCAAGCTGCAGCACGTAACGATGGATGTCGTCGAGGTCGAGGAAGACATGTTTGCCGACGGCGTCATGTTCGACGGCTCCTCGATTGCCGGCTGGAAGGCCATTAACGAGTCCGACATGGTGCTTATGCCCGATCCGGACACGGTCCACATGGACCCGTTCTTCGCGCAGTCGACCATGGTCATCCTGTGCGACATCCTCGACCCGGTTTCCGGCGAATCCTACAACCGCGATCCGCGCGGCACCGCCAAGAAGGCCGAGGCCTACATGAAGGCCGAAGGCATCGGCGACCAGATCTTCGTCGGCCCGGAAGCCGAATTCTTCGTGTTCGACGACGTCAAATACAAGGCCGATCCCTACAACACCGGCTTCAAGCTCGATTCCACTGAGCTGCCGTCGAATGACGACACCGACTACGAGACCGGCAATCTCGGCCACCGCCCGCGCATCAAGGGCGGCTATTTCCCGGTGCCGCCGATCGACAGCGCGCAGGACATGCGCTCCGAGATGCTGACCGTGCTCGCCGAAATGGGCGTGCGCGTCGAAAAGCACCACCATGAGGTGGCAGCCGCCCAGCACGAACTCGGCATCAAGTTCGACACGCTGGTCCGCAACGCGGACAAGATGCTGATCTACAAGTACGTCGTGCATCAGGTCGCCAATGCCTACGGCAAGACGGCGACCTTCATGCCGAAGCCGATCTTCGGCGACAACGGCTCGGGCATGCACGTCCACCAGTCGATCTGGAAGGGTGGCAAGCCGACCTTCGCCGGCAATGAATATGCCGGCCTTTCGGAAAGCTGCCTGTTCTACATCGGCGGCATCATCAAGCACGCCAAGGCGATCAACGCCTTCACCAACCCGCTGACCAACTCCTACAAGCGTCTGGTGCCCGGCTACGAAGCGCCGGTGCTGCTCGCCTATTCGGCGCGCAACCGCTCGGCGTCCTGCCGCATCCCGTTCGGCTCGTCGCCGAAGGCCAAGCGCGTCGAGGTCCGCTTCCCCGATCCGGGCGCGAACCCCTACCTCGCCTTCGCCGCCATGCTGATGGCCGGCCTCGACGGCATCAAGAACAAGATCCACCCGGGACAGCCGATGGACAAGGATCTCTACGACCTGCCGCCGAAGGAGCTGAAGAAGATTCCGACCGTCTGCGGTTCGCTGCGCGAAGCCTTGCAGAGCCTCGACAAGGACCGCGGCTTCCTGAAGGCCGGCGGCGTCTTCGACGACGACCAGATCGACAGCTACATCGAGCTGAAGATGGCCGAGGTGATGCGCTTTGAAATGACCCCGCATCCGGTCGAGTACGACATGTACTACTCGGTGTAAGAACCCGTCGGATAGCGTTGAAAAGCCCTTGAAGGATTTCCCCTTCAAGGGCTTTTTGCTGTCCCCAATGCTTCGCCGATGGATAGCGTGGCCACGCAACAGCGTGGCGAGCTCTTTTGGTTTTTAAGGATTGTTTGATAGTTGGACTTGCTTGGGTCGGTGACCTGGCAGAGCCGCAAATTAAGGCTAGCGGGCAGCTACTTCAACCGCAATCAATCGCCAGGAGCGAGCGGCACACTGCCTCAGGCTGCAATGCCCGCTCGTCCGGCGCCCCCGCCAATGCCGTCGTTCAAGAAACCCCGCCCCGTTCGAACAGCATCGCTTTGGCGTAACCCCAAGGCCACGAATACGCATGCCGCAGCGTGATCTGTCAACGCCGCCAGCCGAAGGCATAAATCGCGGATTTCGATGTATGAACAGAGGCTTATAGAGAGGATCGTTGGTGTACGGATGAGCTGAAACAGGCTGTTTTCCGGGCTTTTTCAAGGAACTCGGAAACGCACGACACCGGTGGTGGCAAGGGGCACCAGCCAAAAGCCTCTCCGGCCAGTGAATTTGCCCGGTCCTTTTCAACCTGACTTTTTTTGGGGGTATTCGCTCCGCCAAGCCAGCACGGCAAAAAGAACCCCGGCAAAGCCGGGGTTCTCGCACGGACAAGCATCGGAGGGTGACGCCTATCCGGCAAGTTCGTCGGGGCCGTGCAGGTTCCAGTCCGTCCGCCTGGCCAGCACCAGCACATAGTAGATGGCCGCCACGACCATGATCAGCAGCGTCGCGATCAGGCTCGGGCGCCCGAAGGCGGCGTCGAGCAGGTTCTGATAGGCGACATAGACCAGCGCCACGAAGGCAAGGATGGCCGGCACCGGAAACAAGGGCATGCGGTAGTGTCCGCCAGCCGTGGTGCCGTTGCGGCGCCCGGCAAACGCCGCCACGCAGAGAAGCGCGTAGATCACCACCAGCGAGGTGCCGCTGACCACCAGCAGCAGGTTGATGTCGATGAAGCAGGCGACCGCCGCCAGCACCGACACGACGATGGTGGCGATCCACGGCGACGCGTAGCTGCCATGGACGGAGGCGACCGCGGCGTTGATCGGACCGAACCAGGTCTTGTCGCGGCCGGAGCTGAACAGCAGCCGCGCCGCCTGCAGGATGATGGCGATCACCGCGTTGAAGATCGCAACCGCGATGGCGAGGCTGATCAGCACCGTCAGCGCATGGCCGCCGCGCGCCTCGAGGAAATATTCTATTTTCTGGGGAGCTGCGAGCAGTCCCGCCAGATCGGGCGACCCCAGCAGCACGGCGGTCAGCGGAATGAGCTCCGCGGCGACCGTGATCAACAGCGCCCACACCACGACCTTGCCGATGTTGCGTTTGGCGTCCTGTGTCTCCTCGCCGAAATAGGCGGCCGCGCCATAGCCATTATAGGCAAAGAGCGAGACAGCGGTGGCCGCAAGGATGATCCCGGCCGACGCCGGCACCAGCGTGTTGGTGGCATCGAGCAATTGCGGCGACGTGAACAGGCTCGACAGCGGCCGCTCGACGTGGGCGAAGCCGAGACCGGTCAGGATCAGCAGCGCCAGCATCTCGATGCCGAGGAAGATGCCGGTGACGAAGGCGTTGAGCTTGATGCGCATTGCCGCGACCGTGCCGGCCAGCGCGATCGTCACCACGCCGACCCATTGCGGGCTGAGGTTGGGAATGAGCACACCGAGATAGGTGCCGACGCCGAGCGCGATGACGGCGACGATCAGCACGATCGAGACGAACACCAGCACCAGCGTGACAAAGCCCCAGAAGCGGCCGAGCGTGCGGCCGATCATGGTGTATTCGCCGCCGGCCATCGGATAGGCCGACGACAGTTCGGCGTAGACGAAGGCCATGAACAGCCCGATCACCGCGGCAATGACGAAACTGAGAAATGAGCCGGTGCCGGCGAGCGCAATGACGCCCGGCACGATGATGAACACCGAGGATGCCGGCGTCACGGCCGACAGCACGATCATCAGCGTGCCCAGTGCATTGAGCGCCCGGTCCAGTCCCTTGGCGGTTGGCGCAGCCTTGTCGACCGCCCCTGTTGTTGCTTCGTTTGTAGACATCGTCCTCCCATTTTTTTAATCAGATAAAAATTATCCTCCGACGCGGAACCTATCGATCGAGTCAGATATCGTCAACAAATATGGTGCATTGGTGCTTGAAAAATTTCACATGTCAGTTTTTAATTGAATCAAATTCAGGAAACAGAAATGGGACGACCCAAAACCCAGACCGATCGCCGCCTCACTCTGGTCGCGGCGGCAGAATCGATGATCGCCAAGCGCGGCCTTGCCGGCGTCACCCTGCGCGACGTCGCCAATGAAGCGGGGATGAGTTCGAGCGCCCTGCTCTACTACTATCCCGGCCTGAAGGACCTGCTGGATGATGTGCAGCGCAAGGCCGTCGAGCGGTTCTGCACGATACGCGCAGCTTCGGTCGCCGAGATCGCCGATCCGCGGCTGCGGCTGAAAACGATGATCGAAAGCGGGCTGCCGACCGATGCGGACGACCAACTCTGCCGGCTGCTGCTCGAGCTCGGCGCCTATTCGCGCTCTGAAGCGAGCTATGCGGCCCGCCATATCACCTTGTTCGAGCGGCAGGTGTCGATCTATGTCGGCATCCTGGAAGCGGGCGCGGCCACCGGCATCTTCAAGCTGCAGGCGACCAGCGAGACGATCGCGCGCAGCCTGGTGGTGCTCGAGGATGGACTGGGGCTGCATCTCGTCAACGTTGTGCCCGCGGTCGATCAATCTTCGGCCTTGGCAATCCTGACAAGCTATGCCGAGCTTGCGACCGGCTGCGGCCTTCGCTGAGCCCGCTTACATCAACGGAGCGAAACCCAAGCATGGACCAACTGCCCACCCAAATCACCACGCCAGCCGGTAAGGCGCGAGCCCGCGCGCTCGCCATTCCCTTGCAAGGCACGCCCGGTCCCGCCAATGCCATCACCGATGTCGACGGCGTCCTGGTCGGTTATTCCACGATCATCAAGGGCGAAGGCGAGCTCGACCGCGGACAAGGACCGGTGCGCACCGGCGTGACGGCCATCCTGCCATTCGGCCATGAAGGCGTCGGCGTCGCCTGCGCCGCCGGCTACCACTCCTTCAACGGCAATGGCGAGATGACCGGCGCATCGTGGATCGAGGAAGCCGGCAGCATCAGCCTGCCGATCCTGATAACCAACACCCATGCGATCGGCCCCTGCCATCGCGGCGTCATCGATTGGGTGGCGCGCCACAAGCCCAGTGTCGCGAGCCAGTGGCTGCTGCCGGTGGTGGCCGAGACCTGGGACGGCTATCTCAACGACATCAACGGCTCGCATGTCACAGTCGATCACGCGATGGCCGCGATTGACAACGCAGCAAGCGGGCGCATCGAGGAAGGCTCGGTCGGCGGCGGCACGGGCATGAATTGCTATGCCTTCAAGGGCGGCTCGGGCACGGCCTCGCGGATCGTCGATTACGGCCATCGTTCCTACACGGTCGGCGTCTTCCTGCAGGCCAATTTCGGTTCGCGCCGCGAACTCACCATCGCCGGCGTACCGCTTGGTGATCGGCTGGCAGACGACAACCCGATGGAAACGTACTTCCGGGGTGGCCCGACGGGCGCCGGCTCCTGCATCGGCATCATCGCCACCGACGCCCCGCTCTTGCCTGGCCAATGCAAGGCGCTGGCCCGGCGTGTACCGCTCGGCCTGGCGCGGACCGGCACTACGGGCTCGCATTTCTCCGGCGATATTTTCCTCGGCTTCTCGACCGCCAACCGCGATGCGCTCAACGGCCGCTTTCCCAAAGGCCCTGCCAGCGAAGAGAGCTACAGCCGCATGGATTTCATCCCGTGGGGTCGCATGGACGATTTCTATGCTGCCGTCGTGCAGGCAACCGAGGAGGCAGTGCTCAACGCGCTCGTCGCCAACAGTGACATGATCGGTCGCGACGGCAACCGTACGCCGGCTTTGCCCCATGCCAAGGTCGTCGCCGCACTGAAGGTGCGCGCGACGTGATCGCCGACTGATCCTTTGCACGCTATAATCCGGGGCGGCACCAGCAAGCTGCCGCCCGACGACAAAGCTCTCGCAGTCATCTCTTCAATTTTCATGACCGGATTCACCCGGTCATAAATCTATCCATCTATCCTCGGGTGCGAAGATGGAGCATTACCCGATGATCGCCAGGCGAGTTATTGCCGCGCTACTGGTCGCCTTGTTCGTGATGGGGGAGTCTTCCAGCACGTTTGGCGGCAGCCTCCAACAGCTTAGCCAAACCGACAAAGCCGCATTCGACAATATCGTGAGCGCCCTCGACAATTGGCGCAGCGATCCCGCGCAAGTCGCGAAGGTTCAGGCGGACATCCAGAATTTCAGCGCCGCCCACCCCGGCTTTGTCCCCATTCAAGTGGAGGCAGCCCGCGCCAAATGGCTATGGGTTTCGGACGGCCTCGGCATGATCATCGGAGCCAAATCATTCACTCCGATTGTTCTGGAGCTGCAAAAACTCGAGCCGACCTATGCCAAATCCTACATTCTGGGTGCTCGCGCCTTCATTCTCTCGGGCGACCCGGCCAGCGCCAGGCTTCAACTCGGCAAGGCAGCTGAACTCGATGCCAAGGATCCCTGGGTTGATCTGACCTCAGCACTTTTGTTCGACCGAACCGGTGATCCCAACAAGGCAGTGATATCCGCCGGGGCTGGCCTTGCCAAAGCGAAAGGGCAACCATTGGCAATCGCCGAGGCTGTCGTGACAATCGCAAGCAACGGCGGCATCCCGGATGACAAATCCGCCGATCTGCTCGCGGACCAGATCTACAAAATCGACGCAGATGCTTCGACTTTGACCACGGTCATGGCAAAGGCACTGGATCAGTACAGGTTTCAGCCGGGACTTCTGCAAACGCTCGCGCAAGTCACGCAGCGCGTCCTGGCTTCGTCGGAGCCAACGCCGGAATTTCAGCTTCAGATGGCGCGC includes:
- a CDS encoding NAD(P)H-hydrate dehydratase; translation: MSNELLISAEMAEADRLTIAAGPVDGIGLMRRAGEAVAAEVLRRYPSATHVHVLCGPGNNGGDGYVVARILSGSDVATTIWASGAPRPQSDAALAAAECLVTPRPLSGFEAEPGSIVVDALYGAGLSKPLSGDAARAVDIATDRRLPVVAVDLPSGVSGDSGKVLGKAFTADVTVTFARKKPGHLLLPGRERCDEIVLADIGIGDDIIARLQPRAFENRPALWLRGFPVPAVDAHKYKRGHVGVFSGGPSATGAARLSALAAARSGAGAVTVLSPGNAMQVNAAHLTSIMLRKTDGVADIREFVGERRPSAFVLGPGFGVGEKTRTFGLALLASGQPQNASSQVDGLVFDADAITAFREAPDALFEAAHSSNAPALVMTPHDGEFARLFPDIASDDASSKLDKARAASERANAVIVYKGADTVIAAPDGRAAINANGAPWLATAGSGDVLSGIAAGLLAQAMPAFEAACAAVWIHAEAGRRFGPGLIAEDLPLALVPVLRELVEASKAT
- a CDS encoding P-II family nitrogen regulator translates to MKKIEAIIKPFKLDEVKEALQEAGLQGITVTEAKGFGRQKGHTELYRGAEYVVDFLPKVKIEVVLGDDAVEGAIEAIRKAAQTGRIGDGKIFVSNIEEVVRIRTGETGMDAV
- the glnA gene encoding type I glutamate--ammonia ligase; translation: MTTAKDIMKQIKDNDVKFVDLRFTDPKGKLQHVTMDVVEVEEDMFADGVMFDGSSIAGWKAINESDMVLMPDPDTVHMDPFFAQSTMVILCDILDPVSGESYNRDPRGTAKKAEAYMKAEGIGDQIFVGPEAEFFVFDDVKYKADPYNTGFKLDSTELPSNDDTDYETGNLGHRPRIKGGYFPVPPIDSAQDMRSEMLTVLAEMGVRVEKHHHEVAAAQHELGIKFDTLVRNADKMLIYKYVVHQVANAYGKTATFMPKPIFGDNGSGMHVHQSIWKGGKPTFAGNEYAGLSESCLFYIGGIIKHAKAINAFTNPLTNSYKRLVPGYEAPVLLAYSARNRSASCRIPFGSSPKAKRVEVRFPDPGANPYLAFAAMLMAGLDGIKNKIHPGQPMDKDLYDLPPKELKKIPTVCGSLREALQSLDKDRGFLKAGGVFDDDQIDSYIELKMAEVMRFEMTPHPVEYDMYYSV
- a CDS encoding APC family permease, with the protein product MSTNEATTGAVDKAAPTAKGLDRALNALGTLMIVLSAVTPASSVFIIVPGVIALAGTGSFLSFVIAAVIGLFMAFVYAELSSAYPMAGGEYTMIGRTLGRFWGFVTLVLVFVSIVLIVAVIALGVGTYLGVLIPNLSPQWVGVVTIALAGTVAAMRIKLNAFVTGIFLGIEMLALLILTGLGFAHVERPLSSLFTSPQLLDATNTLVPASAGIILAATAVSLFAYNGYGAAAYFGEETQDAKRNIGKVVVWALLITVAAELIPLTAVLLGSPDLAGLLAAPQKIEYFLEARGGHALTVLISLAIAVAIFNAVIAIILQAARLLFSSGRDKTWFGPINAAVASVHGSYASPWIATIVVSVLAAVACFIDINLLLVVSGTSLVVIYALLCVAAFAGRRNGTTAGGHYRMPLFPVPAILAFVALVYVAYQNLLDAAFGRPSLIATLLIMVVAAIYYVLVLARRTDWNLHGPDELAG
- a CDS encoding TetR/AcrR family transcriptional regulator yields the protein MGRPKTQTDRRLTLVAAAESMIAKRGLAGVTLRDVANEAGMSSSALLYYYPGLKDLLDDVQRKAVERFCTIRAASVAEIADPRLRLKTMIESGLPTDADDQLCRLLLELGAYSRSEASYAARHITLFERQVSIYVGILEAGAATGIFKLQATSETIARSLVVLEDGLGLHLVNVVPAVDQSSALAILTSYAELATGCGLR
- a CDS encoding P1 family peptidase, which translates into the protein MDQLPTQITTPAGKARARALAIPLQGTPGPANAITDVDGVLVGYSTIIKGEGELDRGQGPVRTGVTAILPFGHEGVGVACAAGYHSFNGNGEMTGASWIEEAGSISLPILITNTHAIGPCHRGVIDWVARHKPSVASQWLLPVVAETWDGYLNDINGSHVTVDHAMAAIDNAASGRIEEGSVGGGTGMNCYAFKGGSGTASRIVDYGHRSYTVGVFLQANFGSRRELTIAGVPLGDRLADDNPMETYFRGGPTGAGSCIGIIATDAPLLPGQCKALARRVPLGLARTGTTGSHFSGDIFLGFSTANRDALNGRFPKGPASEESYSRMDFIPWGRMDDFYAAVVQATEEAVLNALVANSDMIGRDGNRTPALPHAKVVAALKVRAT